In Aspergillus luchuensis IFO 4308 DNA, chromosome 1, nearly complete sequence, the following are encoded in one genomic region:
- the SMC1 gene encoding cohesin subunit SMC1 (BUSCO:EOG092606CY;~COG:D;~EggNog:ENOG410PH43;~InterPro:IPR010935,IPR003395,IPR027417,IPR036277, IPR028468,IPR024704;~PFAM:PF06470,PF13555,PF02463;~go_component: GO:0005694 - chromosome [Evidence IEA];~go_component: GO:0008278 - cohesin complex [Evidence IEA];~go_function: GO:0005515 - protein binding [Evidence IEA];~go_function: GO:0005524 - ATP binding [Evidence IEA];~go_process: GO:0007064 - mitotic sister chromatid cohesion [Evidence IEA];~go_process: GO:0051276 - chromosome organization [Evidence IEA]), protein MGKLIRLELFNFKSYKGHHVLLFGDAYFTSIIGPNGSGKSNSMDAISFVLGIKSSHLRSTNLRDLVYRGRVLRTSKVDASGNAIEAEANGDDQAEDGIDGEQSQDPSGKNDPRTAWVMAVYEDDAGEEQQWRRSITSGGVSEYRINNRIVTAQQYNEALEAENILIKARNFLVFQGDVEAIASQSPKDLTRLIEQISGSLEYKAEYERLKAEAEEAAEQQTVQLNRRRGINSEIKQYQEQKREAENYARKAEERDQAIITHILWKLFHFQRLIDASSADIQKYQDELKEFRRGVEKYEKNVEDAKKDHARVGRDVAKAEKNIVAKEKEIEESTNALVPVDEKVDITKKKVDRFTSRIAEITREREGQAANAKQLEKDLKVVEKAQAQWEAEWQKTMSKQGGQLSEADQQEYKRLREEVNKKSSAEQLNLDNLRRQRKTEAEAYNSLKSKFEGTEWQLKTLESETQTLAERKSSVTDTVKSTSKEIERKKKELNALTSERLRVSQMRTELEEKLQVVLKKLLEADDGKKQSEKEIRAKELISTLKRIFPGVKGRVSDLCKPKQKKYAEAVSTVLGRHFDAIVVDNEKTAKECIQHLRDQRAGQATFIPLETIQVKAFNSNLKGLHRGMRPAIETVDYDDSVARAISYACGNAIVCDDLATAKYLCYDRNVDAKAVTLDGTVIHKGGLMTGGRGPQQNSKRWEDSEVENLYKLKDKLMADLGNLPKGHRRGTEEETLQGELVGLEQRLAYARDELKALERNLESKHSELDFVRRQLEDVRPKYVERQELLEELDQTIATSQETVRSVEDEVYKKFCKRLGYSNIREYEVQQGSLQEEAAQKKLEFTTQKSRIENQLSFEKQRLQATADRVAGLQAQQQRDEQLIEELQAEQESIRNQLDEFEAELDILREKLEKQKEAYAQSAENLAQHRRELQRRSREVEGTIKNVNALEAEIQRNSSSRYALLRRCKLEDIDIPLTEDSNPLDQLPIDELVQAADPDAMDVDEDGTGSGGQAFMVQDYGIEVDFDSLGETLKEESDEKLEEELLEKVRSLNSELDKMAPNTRAMERLESVENKLKATEKDFEDSRKHARRTKDDFEDVMHKRSELFNKAFSHISEQIGPIYRELTKSANYPLGGQAYLDIEDSDEPYLDGIKYHAMPPLKRFRDMEHLSGGEKTMAALALLFAIHSYQPSPFFVLDEVDAALDNTNVARIANYIHDHAAPGMQFIVISLKNGLFQNSEALVGIYRDQVENSSKSLTLDLRKYN, encoded by the exons ATGGGAAAGCTCATCCGGCTCGAGCTGTTCA ACTTCAAATCGTACAAGGGTCATCATGTACTTCTCTTCGGTGATGCCTActtcacctccatcatcGGACCCAACGGGTCCGGAAAGTCCAACTC TATGGACGCGATATCGTTCGTCTTAGGTATCAAATCGTCACATCTACGATCCACGAACCTTCGCGATCTCGTATACCGCGGCCGTGTCCTGCGCACATCCAAAGTCGATGCCAGCGGCAATGCTATCGAAGCAGAGGCCAACGGGGATGACCAAGCGGAGGACGGAATCGACGGTGAACAGTCGCAGGACCCAAGCGGAAAGAACGATCCCCGGACCGCGTGGGTTATGGCAGTCTACGAGGATGATGCGGGTGAGGAGCAACAATGGCGCCGGTCTATCACCAGTGGAGGTGTGAGCGAGTATCGTATCAACAATCGCATTGTCACGGCACAGCAATACAATGAGGCTCTCGAGGCGGAGAACATCCTGATCAAGGCGCGCAACTTCCTGGTTTTCCAGGGTGATGTGGAGGCCATTGCCTCGCAGTCACCCAAGGATCTGACGCGGCTGATCGAGCAGATCTCGGGAAGTCTGGAATACAAGGCCGAATACGAGCGCTTgaaggcggaggcggaggaagcCGCAGAGCAACAGACTGTGCAATTGAACCGTCGCAGAGGTATCAATTCGGAAATCAAGCAATACCAGGAGCAAAAGCGCGAAGCCGAGAACTATGCCCGGAAGGCCGAGGAACGCGACCAGGCCATCATCACGCATATCTTGTGGAAGTTGTTCCACTTCCAGCGCCTTATTGATGCGTCGAGTGCGGATATCCAGAAATATCAGGATGAGCTGAAAGAGTTCCGCCGCGGCGTTGAGAAATACGAGAAGAATGTGGAGGACGCTAAGAAGGATCATGCTCGGGTTGGTCGAGATGTTGCAAAGGCTGAGAAGAACATCGTGgccaaggagaaagagatcGAGGAGTCTACGAATGCCCTGGTACCtgttgatgagaaggtcgacattacgaagaagaaggtcgacCGCTTCACCTCCCGGATTGCTGAGATTACTCGGGAGCGCGAGGGTCAAGCGGCAAATGCCAAGCAGCTCGAGAAGGATCTCAAGGTTGTCGAGAAGGCTCAAGCTCAGTGGGAAGCTGAGTGGCAGAAGACCATGAGCAAACAGGGTGGCCAATTGAGCGAAGCCGACCAGCAGGAGTACAAGCGGCTCAGGGAAGAGGTCAACAAGAAATCTTCCGCGGAGCAGCTGAACCTGGACAACCTGCGTCGTCAGCGCAAGACTGAAGCCGAGGCCTACAACAGCCTGAAGAGCAAGTTCGAAGGTACCGAGTGGCAGCTCAAGACTCTGGAGTCTGAGACACAAACTTTAGCCGAGCGCAAGTCGTCGGTTACTGATACTGTCAAGTCTACGTCGAAAGAAATcgagcgcaagaagaaggagctgaATGCTCTGACTTCTGAACGGCTACGTGTCTCTCAGATGAGAACGGAGCTTGAGGAGAAGCTTCAGGTTgtgttgaagaagcttctCGAGGCCGATGATGGCAAGAAGCAGTCTGAGAAGGAAATAAGAGCCAAGGAGCTGATTTCGACCCTCAAGCGGATCTTCCCGGGCGTCAAAGGCCGAGTAAGCGACCTCTGCAAGCCTAAACAGAAGAAATACGCCGAAGCAGTCAGCACCGTACTTGGACGGCACTTTGACGCCATCGTTGTGGACAATGAGAAGACAGCGAAGGAGTGCATCCAGCACCTCCGCGACCAAAGAGCCGGACAGGCGACATTCATTCCTCTGGAAACAATCCAAGTTAAGGCCTTCAACTCCAACCTGAAGGGTCTGCACAGAGGAATGCGCCCAGCGATCGAGACCGTTGACTATGACGACTCGGTTGCCAGAGCCATCAGCTACGCTTGTGGAAATGCCATTGTCTGTGACGATTTGGCTACTGCCAAGTATCTTTGCTACGACAGGAACGTTGATGCGAAGGCCGTTACTCTTGATGGGACCGTCATTCACAAGGGTGGTTTGATGACTGGTGGTCGCGGCCCTCAGCAGAACTCCAAGCGCTGGGAGGATTCCGAGGTCGAAAACTTGTACAAGCTTAAGGACAAGCTGATGGCAGACTTGGGCAACCTGCCCAAGGGTCATCGCCGCGGAACAGAGGAGGAGACTCTGCAGGGTGAATTGGTTGGTCTTGAGCAACGGCTTGCCTACGCCCGTGATGAGCTGAAGGCCCTCGAGAGAAATCTCGAAAGCAAGCACAGTGAACTCGACTTTGTGAGGCGCCAGCTCGAGGATGTAAGGCCTAAGTATGTTGAGCGCCAGGAGTTGCTCGAGGAGCTCGATCAAACAATCGCTACCTCTCAAGAGACTGTCCGCAgtgtcgaggatgaagttTACAAGAAGTTCTGCAAACGCCTCGGGTATAGCAATATCCGCGAATATGAGGTTCAACAAGGCTCTCTGCAGGAAGAGGCCGCTCAAAAGAAGCTCGAGTTCACGACGCAGAAGAGCAGAATCGAAAACCAGCTTAGCTTCGAAAAGCAGCGCCTTCAGGCAACTGCTGATCGTGTTGCTGGGCTTCAGGCACAACAGCAGCGTGACGAGCAGTTGATTGAGGAGCTTCAAGCTGAGCAAGAGAGCATCCGAAATCAACTCGATGAGTTTGAAGCTGAGCTTGACATCCTTCGTGAGAAGCTCGAGAAGCAAAAGGAGGCTTACGCGCAGTCAGCCGAAAACCTTGCACAACACCGCCGGGAGCTCCAAAGACGCAGCAGAGAAGTCGAAGGGACGATCAAAAACGTCAATGCCCTGGAGGCGGAAATACAACGCAATTCGTCTAGTCGATACGCTCTACTCCGGCGTTGCAAGCTTGAAGACATTGACATTCCATTGACCGAGGATTCGAATCCGCTTGACCAACTTCCTATTGATGAACTGGTTCAGGCGGCAGACCCCGACGccatggatgtggatgaagacGGCACTGGAAGCGGTGGTCAGGCCTTCATGGTGCAAGACTACGGCATTGAAGTCGACTTTGACTCCCTGGGAGAAACTCTGAAGGAG GAGAGCGACGAAAAGTTAgaagaggagctgctggagaaggTTCGGTCCCTCAACAGCGAGCTTGACAAGATGGCGCCCAACACGCGCGCTATGGAGCGTCTTGAGAGCGTGGAGAACAAGCTCAAGGCGACAGAGAAGGACTTTGAAGACTCCCGCAAGCATGCGCGAAGGACCAAGGATGACTTTGAGGATGTGATGCACAAGCGTTCGGAACTCTTCAACAAAGCCTTCTCTCACATCTCCGAGCAGATTGGGCCCATCTATCGTGAGCTGACCAAGAGCGCCAACTACCCACTGGGTGGACAAGC TTATCTCGATATCGAGGACTCCGACGAGCCGTATCTCGACGGTATCAAATACCATGCCATGCCCCCTCTCAAGCGATTCCGCGACATGGAGCACCTCTCCGGTGGTGAGAAAACCATGGCTGCCCTGGCCCTGCTGTTTGCCATCCACTCCTACCAGCCGTCGCCGTTCTTCGTTCTGGACGAGGTCGATGCGGCGCTGGACAACACCAACGTTGCCCGGATTGCCAACTACATCCACGACCACGCGGCACCAGGCATGCAGTTCATCGTGATCAGTCTGAAGAACGGACTCTTCCAGAACAGTGAAGCGCTGGTTGGAATTTACCGAGACCAGGTAGAGAACAGCAGCAAATCCTTGACTCTTGAT CTCcgtaaatataactaa
- a CDS encoding uncharacterized protein (COG:S;~EggNog:ENOG410PU6K;~TransMembrane:2 (i96-114o134-151i)), translated as MFARPFTLRAFAQQCPRSTLSSVLESSSPAWRYFSSSASRTKAASKTQQIKPKVVRTAPEDSLKFAGRRPEGFGKLERKVAKEGEIVLFRAPSQRGYVLGAYGIAGFCFAYAVYNSNAVFRDPLIPLPMWQQALFGGICVTMSVMGTVFLFKTTRLIRAIRAVNVNGHTHLRFTVRSVVPFRKPYEFDALPRQIAFSRRLVISPDSSPDMLLESIPDAPGIAGERTVAQGEQAKVSFFKAPFKRMSMSMWRLFRSVRQIFSQEDFILLEVEGQKGVLRMDSGGYVSQDFMLVGNPVSFRR; from the coding sequence ATGTTTGCGCGGCCATTTACCTTAAGGGCATTTGCCCAGCAGTGTCCCCGGAGCACTCTCTCATCCGTTCTCGAGTCCTCAAGTCCAGCATGGAGGTATTTCTCCTCCAGTGCCTCGCGAACAAAGGCTGCCAGCAAAACCCAACAGATCAAGCCCAAGGTGGTGCGCACGGCGCCTGAAGACAGCTTGAAGTTTGCCGGACGACGCCCGGAAGGATTTGGAAAGCTCGAAAGAAAGGTCGCcaaggagggagagattgTCTTGTTCCGGGCGCCATCGCAACGCGGATACGTTTTGGGCGCCTACGGTATTGCGGGCTTCTGTTTTGCCTACGCTGTATACAATTCCAATGCCGTCTTTCGGGATCCCCTTATACCTCTCCCGATGTGGCAGCAAGCTCTGTTCGGTGGTATTTGCGTAACAATGAGCGTTATGGGTACGGTGTTCCTTTTCAAGACCACTCGGTTGATCCGCGCCATCAGGGCTGTCAATGTCAACGGTCACACACATCTTCGCTTCACCGTGCGAAGCGTGGTTCCGTTCCGCAAGCCTTACGAATTTGACGCCCTGCCGCGTCAGATCGCTTTCTCCCGCCGTTTGGTGATCTCTCCGGATTCGTCTCCGGATATGCTTTTGGAGTCTATCCCGGATGCGCCTGGTATTGCAGGAGAGCGCACTGTGGCTCAGGGTGAGCAAGCAAAGGTTAGCTTCTTCAAAGCTCCCTTCAAGAGGATGAGCATGTCTATGTGGCGGTTGTTCCGGTCTGTCCGGCAGATCTTCTCCCAGGAGGACTTTATCCTTCTGGAAGTGGAGGGCCAGAAGGGCGTTCTGCGCATGGACTCTGGTGGCTACGTCTCACAGGACTTTATGCTTGTTGGCAATCCTGTGAGTTTCCGGCGCTGA
- the pdx1 gene encoding putative pyruvate dehydrogenase complex component Pdx1 (COG:C;~EggNog:ENOG410PKBH;~InterPro:IPR004167,IPR036625;~PFAM:PF02817;~go_function: GO:0016746 - transferase activity, transferring acyl groups [Evidence IEA]) codes for MASTFSVCRLPAALARRQSRVLSTSKRLNSTSAPQFQNPAYPLYPSVTQLLHEKGIPESEVSKIPASGPKGRLLKGDVLAYLGAIPASYPSEQAARIDKLAHLDLSNIKIAAPVKPAEPAPAVEEKPVARPPPTTSVAVSISLAAVLSVQKKIQESLGTTVPLSTFLARATDLANDDLPRSSLEKPSADELFDELLGAQPIKFSRGEYIPELNAEEARPVQKKQKVEDDLIDFLAGKVSKKAVATAKSVVEPAANVFSLTVPVEEEKRAKVFLDRVKTLLTVEPGRLVL; via the exons ATGGCCTCCACCTTCTCAGTCTGCCGTCTTCCGGCCGCGCTCGCCCGTCGCCAATCCCGTGTTCTTAGCACTTCCAAGC GCCTGaactccacctccgcccCTCAATTCCAGAACCCCGCCTACCCTCTGTATCCCTCCGTcacccagctcctccatgaAAAAGGCATCCCGGAGTCCGAAGTGTCCAAGATCCCCGCGTCCGGCCCCAAGGGTCGTCTCCTGAAGGGCGATGTCCTCGCCTACCTGGGCGCCATCCCCGCCTCCTACCCTTCTGAGCAAGCAGCCCGGATCGACAAGCTCGCTCACCTCGACCTGAGCAACATCAAGATCGCCGCGCCCGTCAAGCCCGCGGAGCCCGCCCCGGCCGTGGAAGAGAAGCCCGTTGCTCGTCCCCCGCCGACCACCTCCGTCgccgtctccatctccctggCCGCCGTGCTGTCCGttcagaagaagatccaagAATCCCTGGGTACCACGGTGCCGCTGTCGACGTTCCTCGCCCGCGCTACCGACCTGGCAAACGACGACCTGCCCCGCTCTTCTCTCGAGAAGCCTTCCGCTGATGAGCTGTTCGACGAGCTCCTCGGTGCTCAGCCTATCAAGTTCTCCCGGGGAGAGTACATCCCTGAGTTGAATGCCGAGGAGGCCCGGCcggtgcagaagaagcagaaggtggaggatgatctgATTGATTTCTTGGCTGGAAAGGTTTCCAAGAAGGCTGTTGCTACTGCGAAGAGTGTTGTCGAGCCGGCCGCGAATGTCTTCAGCCTGACTGTTCcggttgaggaagagaagagggcgaAGGTTTTCTTGGACCGCGTGAAGACCTTGTTGACTGTTGAGCCTGGCAGGCTGGTTCTATAG
- the CDH1 gene encoding WD40 repeat domain-containing protein (COG:D;~EggNog:ENOG410QD8S;~InterPro:IPR036322,IPR015943,IPR019775,IPR001680, IPR033010,IPR017986;~PFAM:PF00400;~go_function: GO:0005515 - protein binding [Evidence IEA];~go_function: GO:0010997 - anaphase-promoting complex binding [Evidence IEA];~go_function: GO:0097027 - ubiquitin-protein transferase activator activity [Evidence IEA];~go_process: GO:1904668 - positive regulation of ubiquitin protein ligase activity [Evidence IEA]), whose protein sequence is MGDPKKSDRPTTRNAAAGAPAVKSPDRTGPNALTIASPPGSRTPPSIPSKKTLFYPEPQARSQNSRATSGPIDADALAKALKDFEDAGRPRERTPGTSPSRKRQRVYGDRFIPNREGQDLQATFSLLHEDGCPSTPSKSKKRAPHSELHFQKTEEANRMYSRVLRSELFGNTVPQADLDSLSPDPLLGMGNGVNDKTRSHTPPSHVVSNLPPASITPSTPHKNLFNYASPRAGSAHPTPSKTPRSQHGPNLNVRSELYSLSPIRLDSQRILETPRKQPRYVNKVPYKVLDAPDLQDDFYLNLVDWGSSNVLGVGLGNSVYMWNSQTGRVTKLCELRDDTVTSVSWIQRGTHLSIGTGKGLVQIWDAERCRRLRTMIGHTNRVGALAWNDHILTSGSRDRLIFHRDVRSPDQYLRRLSGHKQEVCGLRWNTEDGQLASGGNDNKLLVWDKLNETPLYRFSDHTAAVKAIAWSPHQHHLLASGGGTADRTIKFWNTSTGSLIKEVDTGSQVCNLAWSKNSDEIISTHGYSQNQIVIWKYPRMEQIVSLTGHTFRVLYLAMSPDGQTVVTGAGDETLRFWKIFNKRPGREHGREGSKLAEWGTIR, encoded by the exons ATGGGCGACCCCAAGAAATCAGATCGGCCGACCACTCGCAATGCTGCTGCAGGCGCACCGGCCGTCAAGTCGCCCGATCGTACCGGACCAAATGCGTTGACGATCGCATCGCCTCCTGGCTCCAGGACGCCCCCTAGTATTCCGTCGAAGAAGACTCTATTCTACCCGGAACCGCAAGCCAGGAGCCAGAATTCTCGGGCTACCTCTGGGCCAATCGATGCAGATGCCCTAGCGAAGGCTCTGAAGGATTTTGAGGATGCTGGACGTCCCCGCGAGAGAACACCGGGTACCAGTCCCAGCaggaagaggcagagagTGTACGGTGATAG ATTTATTCCCAATCGTGAGGGGCAAGACCTTCAGGCAACGTTCAGCCTGCTTCATGAGGACGGCTGCCCTTCGACACCATCAAAGTCGAAAAAACGTGCTCCCCATTCGGAGCTTCACTTTCAAAAAA ctgaagaagcaaatcGCATGTACTCGCGGGTTTTGCGAAGTGAACTCTTTGGGAATACTGTTCCACAGGCCGATTTGGATTCCCTATCGCCGGACCCCTTGTTGGGTATGGGTAATGGCGTTAATGACAAGACCCGCTCACATACGCCACCTTCACATGTGGTCTCGAACCTACCACCTGCCAGCATAACACCATCGACGCCCCACAAAAACCTTTTCAACTACGCTTCCCCACGTGCTGGGTCAGCTCACCCCACACCTTCAAAGACTCCGCGAAGTCAGCATGGTCCGAATCTCAATGTCCGATCAGAGCTCTATAGTCTATCACCAATCCGCCTCGACAGCCAACGTATCCTGGAGACGCCCCGGAAACAGCCTCGCTACGTGAACAAGGTACCTTACAAGGTCCTTGATGCGCCCGATCTGCAAGATGATTTCTATCTCAACCTAGTAGACTGGGGCAGCAGTAACGTTCTTGGAGTGGGCCTAGGCAACTCGGTCTACATGTGGAACTCCCAGACAGGCCGCGTAACGAAGCTCTGTGAGCTACGAGATGATACAGTCACAAGTGTTAGCTGGATACAAAGG GGAACACATCTTTCAATAGGCACAGGCAAGGGTCTTGTACAAATATGGGATGCTGAGCGCTGTCGTCGCCTCCGTACGATGATTGGACACACGAATCGTGTAGGAGCATTGGCTTGGAACGATCATATCCTCACGTCCGGCTCTCGAGATCGACTGATCTTCCATCGAGACGTCCGCTCCCCGGATCAGTACCTGCGTCGCTTATCTGGTCATAAGCAAGAGGTATGTGGTCTTCGTTGGAACACCGAAGATGGTCAATTAGCCTCAGGCGGGAACGACAACAAACTGCTGGTCTGGGACAAGCTCAACGAAACACCGCTTTACCGCTTTTCCGACCATACTGCGGCCGTCAAGGCAATCGCTTGGTCTCcacaccagcatcatcttctcgcgTCCGGTGGTGGTACAGCGGATCGAACCATAAAGTTCTGGAACACGTCGACTGGCTCCTTGATCAAAGAGGTCGACACAGGCAGTCAGGTTTGTAACTTGGCGTGGTCGAAGAATTCGGACGAGATCATCAGCACGCACGGCTACAGCCAGAACCAAATAGTTATCTGGAAGTACCCTCGTATGGAGCAGATTGTCTCTTTAACCGGTCATACATTCCGTGTACTTTACTTGGCCATGAGCCCCGATGGCCAAACAGTCGTCACCGGGGCTGGAGATGAGACCCTACGGttctggaagatcttcaacAAACGACCGGGCAGAGAGCACGGACGTGAAGGTAGCAAGCTAGCAGAATGGGGTACCATCCGCTGA